From Salvelinus sp. IW2-2015 linkage group LG18, ASM291031v2, whole genome shotgun sequence, a single genomic window includes:
- the LOC111978350 gene encoding cytochrome c oxidase subunit 7A2-like, mitochondrial: MYYKLNGVTQRLAGSAPSAYSPQGLRVTVPTEAPPMIFATPTKYVSEAGNTVEYLGXNKVPDLQKLFQKSDGIPVHLKRGLMDKMLYRTTMGLTIGGTLYCLMALYIAAQPRK; this comes from the exons ATGTACTACAAGTTAAATGGAGTTACACAAAGACTTGCCGGATCGGCACCGAGTGCGTACAGCCCTCAG GGGTTGAGGGTAACAGTGCCCACGGAGGCCCCTCCAATGATCTTTGCCACCCCCACCAAATATGTGTCGGAGGCAGGGAACACGGTGGAGTACCTGGGAKACAACAAAGTCCCTGACCTACAGAAACTCTTCCAG AAGTCTGACGGTATCCCTGTGCACCTGAAGAGAGGCCTGATGGACAAGATGCTGTACAGGACCACCATGGGCCTGACCATTGGAGGGACCCTCTACTGCCTGATGGCTCTCTACATAGCTGCCCAGCCAAGGAAGTGA